aaaaaatctccccaaattccccaaaaataaaataaaaaaaaaaaaaaaatcccctcaaaagcccaaaaatccccccaaaaaaaacccccaaaattccccaaaaaatccccaaaattcccagagaattcccccaaaatcccagcaaagCCCAAAATCGCCGGAAGTGGCCCCAATTCCGACCTCCCTCTCGACGTTGATGTAGAACTGGCGGATCCCCTCCAGCGTCAGCTCCTCCTTCTTCACCAGGATCCGGATCGGGTCCCGCATGAACTTCTTGGTGACCTCCAGCACGTCCAGCGGCATCGTGGCCGACAGCAGAACCACCTGCGGGGCCAACAACGGCGTGAGaaacccaaaaaatgggaaaaataaaaagggagaaataggccaaaaaatggggaaaatagccccaaaaatggggaaaatagccccaaaaatggggaaaagagcCCAAAATTTCATTAATGTCTTGGTGACCTCCAGCACGTCCAGGGGCATGGTGGGCAACAGCAGAACCACCTGGGGAGGCCAAAATGGGGttagaaaaccaaaaaataggaaaaataaaaaaaaatggagaaaagagcccaaaaaatggggaaaatagcCCAAAAATGGCATTAGGACaatcagaaatggaaaaagggacccaaaaatggggcagggaccccaaaatcagagTCAGGACGCTGAAAATCGGGAAatggaccccaaaaccccataaaaatgGGATCAGAGCCTAAAAAATAGAGAAAGGTTCTCAAAAATGGACCCAAGACGCAAAAATCCCTCCCGAACcccctgaaaatcccaaaattccccaaaaaatcaaaagcagaaCACAAAAATTTATCCAGGACCTCAAAAACCCTGAAAGTCCgaaaagccccccaaaaaaattcacTAGGAAAATTTGatggaccccaaaattctccgtaaatgtttttaaataagttccccaaaattgccccaaaaatttccaaaaaagttctcaaaaatccccctcaaattcccccataaaaacccccacaaacttccctaaaatatcccaaattcaaCCCAATTGTTTTTAGGATTTTCCAACTATGCCCAacccctcccaaaattcccaaaacttgtggaaaaatccacaaaatcCTTTCCAAAAACAATCCCAtaattaccccaaaatccccccaaaaaacccccattttttttctgaagttcttaggattttttaactcctccccaaaccccaaaaacccccaaattttccccaaaaaattcaaaataaaaccccaaatccgccCTTACCCACCGaggccgccagggggcgctgcgCCGGCACCgcttgggttttggggtgaattcccccaattttggggattttgggccGGTTTGGGCCGGGTTTTTTGCCCCAGATCGTTGCAGACGTcgggggtgggttttggggtgaattccccCAATTTTGGGCCAGGTTTTTTGCCCCGGATCGTGGCAGACGTCagggatgggttttggggtgaattccccCAATCTTGGGCCGATTTTGGCCGGGTTTTGTGCCCCGGATCGTGGCAGACGTCagggatgggttttggggtgaattccccCAATTTTGGGCCGATTTTGGCCGGGTTTTTTGCCCCAGGTGGCTCCAGACGTCGGGGGTGGGTTCTGGGGTGAATTCCCCCaattttgggcagattttggccgggtttttttccccagatcgTTCCAAACGTCagggatgggttttggggtgaattccccCAATTTTGGGCCGATTTTGGCCGGGTTTTGGGGTGACTCTGGGcgatttggggtccccccacCTGCGTGTTCCCGCTCAGCTTCTGGAAGATGTCGTAGATCTGGTCCTTGAAGCCGCGGCTCAGCATCTCGTCAGCCTCGTCCAGAACGAACATCTTGATGAATTTCGGGGCTGAAAAAGGAGATTTCGGGAAAATTCGGGATTTTTAAAcattagggttttttgggggaggttttggggctTTCAGAGAGCAGAAAATGGGAACTTTGTGGgcatttctggatttttttttggaggattctgggtgggattttgggaaaattttggggcTAAAACCCCAagatttgggaaattttgggaacaTTTTGAGAAAtcctggggaggatttggggttttttagatttggggtttttttagaggggtttgggctttttttggcactttagaaaggaaaaaaaaaaagtattttagaagaagctttggagattttttaaaggtttctaggacaggttttggggggaattttgagaggaaatttggggggttttagggcTAAAACCTGTAATCTTGAgggttttattaattttgcGAAAATTTGTGCATTTTGGAAGTCTTGGAGTCTCTGGGGTaaattttggtgggttttggggtaatGTCGGCATTATTGAGGTTACAAGCAGGTTTTTTGGgtttaattttggggttttggggtggattctggggtttttgggtgcCCCCCTCAGCCGTGGCGCTGATCAgcccccggggccggggccggggccgggcaggaCGCGGGGCCGGGGCCCAGCCCGGGGTCAGGTGACACGCAGCTCATCACGGGGGGGcaccaaaacccaccaaattcaccaaaaccccaaaattccccaccCCCAAAAACGGGAAAGCCCAAAAACCCCCGGAAAAAACGGCGAAAAAACAGCGAAAAACGAccaaaaattgagattttgattgaaaaaccccaaccctggGGCCCATCCAGGGGCAGCTCGTCACGGGGGGGGgacacaaaatcccaaaattcaccaaaatcccaaaattccgaattccccaccccaaaaaatgggaaagccCAAAAAACTCGACAGCCCCCAGGCCCCATTGTAAATtgaatttttcccctttttggccgttttttccccatttcttgcCCGATTTCCCCCCCCCAGGCGCCGTTTCTGGGGTTTTCGGGGTCGGGGGTtccgtttttggggtgaatttcccCGATTTCGGGCTCCCTTACAGAGGTACCGGCGGTTGAGCATGTCGAAGACGCGTCCCGGCGTGCCCACCACCACGTGCGGCgcctccagctgcagcttctgcacCTCGGCCCGCACGTTGGTGCCGCCGATGCAGGCGTGGCACGAGGCGCCCATGTAGTCCCCGAGCGCCATCACCACCTTCTGGATCTGTGACGTCATCAACGACATCATCAGTGAGGCCAGCAACCCAAAACACCCCACTGAAATATCGCTAAAAACATCAAAATCCCGTTAAAAACGCCCAAAATCAcaataaaatgttatttctgaGGCGCCCATGGAGTCCCCGAGCGCCATCACCACCTTCTGGGTCTGTGACGTCATCAATGACATCATCAGTGAGGCCAgcaacccaaaaaacccctaaaaaatcccattaaaacctcaccaaaatcccattaaaaacccaaaacctccctcaaaaacccccaaaacctcctaaGAGAACCCCAAAACAATGCCCCGAACCCCGTCctcaaaaataaccaaaaacaTCGccaaaaaccccattaaaaaacTTTCAAACCTCTCCCacatccccccccaaaaaaaaccccaaaaccaaaatccccaaaactcccattaaaacctccaaaaaaaaaaaaaaaaaaaaaaaagctgaaaaaccccaaacatttccccgagaaaaaaacctccaaaaatcaccaaattttcctgaaatcccctcaaaaaatccccctaaaaaaaaaaaaaaaaaaaaaaaacaacacaacaaaaacctaaacccccccccccccaaaaaaatccgaaagaaatccccccaaattcaaattatttcaaattatttcaaattacttcaaattatttcaaattatttccaattatttcaaattatttcccctttcccggccccgccccccgccctGCCCCGGCGATGACGTCACCCCCCGACGATGACGTCACCGCCGCGGTGAGGGCGTGTCCCCCAGGCATGAACCAGTTTGGGCACTGGGCcggactgggatgaactgggagggagctctggctctgcccccGCCGGATTCGGGACCGCGGCCACGGGGCCGCGCCCTGCCCAGGCAGCGAGGGGTTAAACCGGGCAAACTGGGACGGACTGGATTGAACCGGTTTATACTGGGTTATATTGGGCTGTACTGGGCCGCACTGAACTGATTTATACACGTTTacactgggttatactggtttgtactgggcTGCACTGAACTGATTTATGCACatttatactgggttatactggtttgtactgggcTGGACCACATTGAACTGatttatactgggttatactgggttatactgggcTGCACTGCATTTAACTGATTTATACACGTTTACACTGGGtttactggtttggactgggcTGCACTGAACTGATTTATGCACgtttatactgggttatactgggttatactgggcTGCACTGAACTGATTTATGCACgtttatactgggttatactggtttgtactgggcTGGACCGCATTGAACTACTTTATGCACATTTacactgggttatactggtttggactgggcTGCACTGGATTTATCTGATTTATGCACatttatactgggttatactggtttggactgggcTGCACTGAACTGATTTATGCACatttatactgggttatactggtttggacCGGTTTGGACTGATTTGGAGCGGGAATTGGGCTGGTTTGGACCAGTTTGGAATAAgctgtactggtttgtactgggatatactgggttatactggaTTTAACTGATTTATACACatttatactgggttataccGGTTTGGACCGGTTCGGACTGACTTGGGTGTGGTTTGGACTGGTATGGACCAGTTTGGGATAaattatactggtttgtactggtctatactgggatatactgggttatactggttttaACTGATCTATACACATTtacactggtttatactggtttggactggtccTGACCAGTTTAAACTGACTTGGAGTGAGGTTTGGACCAGTTTAACACGagttatactggtttgtactggttatactggtcACAGTGGGTTATATCCCTGTATAACATTCCAtaccggtccatactggtccgtactggtccctactggtttatactggtttatactggtgcTCACCTGCTGAGCCAGCTCGCGGGTGGGTGCCAGCACCAGCGCCTGCGTCGccttcagctccagctccacctgctgCAGGATGGAGATGGCGAACGTGGCCGTCTTACCTGTGCCCGACTGCGCCTGCGCGATGACGTCATAGCCTGCAACGACAGGTGACAACAGGTGAGTGAATAAATACAGGTGTGCACGCGTGGGGCCGCTTTACCTGTGCCCGACTGCGCCTGCGCGATGACGTCATAGCCTGCAACGACAGGTGACAACAGGTGAGTGAATAAATACAGGTGTGCACGCGTGGGGCCGCTTTACCTGCGCCCGCGCGATGACGTCATAGCCTAGGGAGACAGGTAAATACAGGTGACTGACAGGTGTGCCAGTACAGGTGTGTCACTACAGGTGTGCCActacaggtgtgcacaggtggcAGTTTTACCTGTGCCCATATTGCACCTCGGCAACGACATCATCAACTGGAACAGCAGGTGTGCACAGGCGAGACCAGTAGGTAAAGGTGAGTCACGGGTGTGTAGAGGTGTGGCACATATGTGCAGGTGAGTTACAGGTGGGTACAGGTAAGtacaggtgagcacaggtgtgCGAATGCACACAAAGGTGAGCACAGCAAGGTACAGGTGAGCTCAGCTGAGTTACAGGTGTGCAAATGCACAAACAGGTGAGTTACAGGTGAGTGAATGTATGTACAGGTACATACATGTGAGCATagacaggtgtgcacaggtgagTTAGTACACGTCAGTTACAGGCGTGCAGGTGTGTAAACACATGGTCAGGTGAGTTACAGGTGTGTGAGTGCACACACAGGTACATACAGATACATACAGGTGtacaggtgagcacaggtgtgTGAACACACAGACAGGTGTGCATAGGCGCGTATAGGCGAGTTACAGGTGTGTGAATGCACACACGGGCGTGCACAGGTGTGTGAGTGCACACACAGGTACATACAGACACATACAGGTGTACAGGCGAGTTACAGGTGTGTGAATGCACACACGGGCGTGCACAGGTGTGTGAGTGCACACACAGGTACATACAGACACATACAGGTGCACAGGTGAGTCACGGGTGAGCACAGGTGTGCGAGTGCACacacagctgagcacagccatgTACCGCTGAGctctgtactggtctgtactgggatggactgggacaggCCCCgcacacctgcacaggtgaaCTCTCACCTTTAACCAGGGCAGCATCAACAAACGTTTCTTGAAGCCGTGGCTGGACTGGAGttactgggatgtactgggccATACCGGAGGCGACAAGAccatactggtctgtactggtctatACCGGTCTGTACTGGTCTttactggtctatactggtttgtactggtctataccggtttatactggtctatactggtttgtactggtctaGACTAgtctatactggtttgtactggtctatactggtttatactagtctatactggtttgtacCGGTCTATACCAgtctatactggtttgtactaGTCTGTACCAGTCTATACTGGTCTATATTGGTTtgtactggtctatactggtttatactaGTCTATACTGGTTTGCACCATTCTATACCGgtctatactggtttgtactaGTCTGCACCAgtccatactggtctatactggtctGTACCGGTCTCACCTTTGATGCAGGGCAGGATGGCTCTCTGCTGGATGGCCGAGGGTTTCTCGAAGCCGTAGGCGTAGATCCCGCGCAGCAGCGCCTCCGACAGGTTCATCTCGTCGAAGCTGTCCACGACCTCGTGCCAGTTGCTCTGCGCCAGTAAgaaccagtacggaccagtaagGGTGGGCACAGACAGGCACGGATCCCCACTGACCCACAGAAACCAGTGAGGACTGGTACAAACCCCAGAAAAACCACTACTGACCCCCTAAAGCAGTGCAGACCCCTCTCCAAACCAGAATAAACCAGTAAGGACTGGTACAAACCCCAGAAAAACCACTACTGAGCCCCCTAAACCAGTGCAGACCCCTCTCCAAACCAGTGAGGACTGGTACAAACCAGTACCGACCCCACAAAAACCACTACTGACCCTCCCAAACCAGTGCAGACCCCTctccaaaccagtataaaccagtaaggGTGGGTTTGAATCGGTACGCACCAGTACAGACCCATAGAAACCAGTAAAGACCCCCAGGAACCAGTaaagacccccaaaacccaacactGATCCCACCTAAACCAGTACAGATGCCCCCAGAAACCAGTACAAACTGGTGCTGACCCCCACAAACCAACAGAAACCAGTAAGGATCCCCacaaaccagtaaaaaccagtataaaccgGTACTGGAGCAGCCCAGTGTGATGCAGTTTGGTTTGGagccctcccagttcatcccagtttggCTCTGACCTCTCCCAGTTTACCTCAGTCCATTCCAGTTCCATTGAAAACCTTCCCAGTACCCTCCCAGTATggcccagtccctcccagtcaggcccagctccctcccagttCAACTTTAAGCCCTCCCAGTATATTTTTAACTCTTATCAGTTAATCCCACTTCCTCCCAGTTTAATTTAACCCCTCCCAGTTTAATTTAACCCCTGAACGTTTAATTTATTCCCTCCCAATCCGTCCCGGTTCCTGACCTCGATGACCCCGTccggctccatcccctcagggcCGCTCTCGCGAGATCTGCCGAAAAAACCATCGCTGTGACGTCACCACTTCGGCACCGTGACGTCACCGTCGCCGAATCGCGAAATTCCCGCGGTTCGATCCCCACGTGACCGGAGGacgctcccggccccgcccgctCTCCGACCACGCGGCGCCACCGGAAGTCGCCACAGGGCAAAGCTCCGCCCACTTCCGGCTGCAAAGCTTCGCGAACCGACCAATCCAACAGCGCGTCGCGCGTGACGTCATCGCGCTCGCCGGGACA
The genomic region above belongs to Ammospiza caudacuta isolate bAmmCau1 chromosome 36, bAmmCau1.pri, whole genome shotgun sequence and contains:
- the EIF4A1 gene encoding eukaryotic initiation factor 4A-I, which translates into the protein MSASHDSRSRESGPEGMEPDGVIESNWHEVVDSFDEMNLSEALLRGIYAYGFEKPSAIQQRAILPCIKGYDVIAQAQSGTGKTATFAISILQQVELELKATQALVLAPTRELAQQIQKVVMALGDYMGASCHACIGGTNVRAEVQKLQLEAPHVVVGTPGRVFDMLNRRYLSPKFIKMFVLDEADEMLSRGFKDQIYDIFQKLSGNTQVVLLSATMPLDVLEVTKKFMRDPIRILVKKEELTLEGIRQFYINVEREEWKLDTLCDLYETLTITQAVIFINTRRKVDWLTEKMHARDFTVSAMHGDMDQKERDVIMREFRSGSSRVLITTDLLARGIDVQQVSLVINYDLPTNRENYIHRIGRGGRFGRKGVAINMVTEEDKRTLRDIETFYNTAIEEMPLNVADLI